Proteins encoded by one window of Enterococcus faecalis:
- a CDS encoding beta-glucoside-specific PTS transporter subunit IIABC: MDYQAIAKEILKDVGGKDNIVDVTHCYTRLRFVLKDTKQANKEALLQTEGVISVVESGGQYQVVLGNKVAHVYNALEPLLAQQLTTKTSTEEKNSLGNRILNTVAAIFTPVVPAIAASGMLKGILAIAVMVANNFYQVDLKPLNTYIILSAASDALFYFMPVILGYSAAKVFKTNEYIAMVIGATLCYPTIVSLMTEESAVTLFGLHVTKANYVSTVIPIILAIFILAYVQRFLEKVIPEVLKIIMVPTLSLLLMIPATLLLFGPIGIYLGDGVNWLYYYIMNLSPILLGGFIGGIWCVLVIFGAHRGLVPIGINDVARTGRQNLLAFAGAANFSQAGAAFGVFVRTKNKDLKAVAASATVTALFGITEPAIYGANLRLKKPMIYAVASGAAGGALMGWGGSYGTAFANQGLLTIPVYAEAGTKAFICYLLGCGIAFFGAFLLTIFLGFNDLPLDESRQEPGLKTEAGTVKEKQRIQAPVQGQLVSLDQINDEVFASQQMGKTLAIYPTEEQIVSPGNGQVTALYPTHHAIGLKLDNGAEILLHIGINTVELKGRGFETFVKVGERVRLGQKLLSFDKQIIQATGYDPTVLVIVTNTAEMAVIETTKQTEITPQTNLFFMQVKEQN; the protein is encoded by the coding sequence ATGGACTACCAAGCAATAGCAAAAGAAATTTTGAAAGACGTAGGTGGCAAAGACAATATCGTGGATGTCACACATTGTTATACACGATTGCGTTTCGTATTGAAAGATACGAAACAAGCGAACAAAGAAGCCTTACTACAAACAGAAGGTGTCATTTCTGTTGTTGAAAGTGGCGGGCAGTATCAAGTGGTTTTAGGCAATAAAGTCGCGCATGTTTATAATGCTCTAGAACCTTTGTTGGCTCAGCAACTTACGACCAAAACATCTACAGAAGAAAAAAATTCATTAGGTAATCGAATTTTAAATACTGTTGCCGCGATTTTCACGCCTGTCGTACCAGCAATTGCCGCTTCAGGCATGTTAAAAGGAATTTTAGCTATTGCTGTGATGGTCGCAAACAATTTTTACCAGGTCGATTTAAAACCTTTGAATACGTATATTATTTTAAGCGCCGCTTCCGATGCACTTTTTTATTTTATGCCAGTTATTTTAGGTTATTCAGCTGCTAAGGTTTTCAAAACAAACGAATATATCGCCATGGTAATTGGTGCCACCTTATGTTATCCAACCATCGTTTCATTAATGACTGAAGAATCAGCGGTTACCTTGTTTGGATTACATGTGACCAAAGCCAATTATGTTTCCACAGTAATTCCTATTATTCTTGCAATTTTTATTTTAGCTTATGTGCAACGCTTTTTGGAAAAAGTCATTCCAGAAGTTCTAAAAATTATTATGGTTCCTACGCTGTCATTACTTTTAATGATTCCAGCCACTTTATTATTATTTGGACCGATAGGGATTTATTTAGGTGACGGCGTGAATTGGTTGTATTATTATATAATGAATTTGAGTCCCATCTTGTTAGGCGGTTTTATCGGGGGAATTTGGTGTGTCTTAGTCATTTTTGGGGCTCACCGTGGGCTTGTGCCAATTGGGATTAATGATGTCGCTCGAACAGGACGGCAAAATTTGCTAGCGTTTGCTGGTGCAGCAAACTTTTCTCAAGCGGGCGCCGCATTTGGCGTGTTTGTCCGCACAAAAAATAAAGACTTGAAAGCTGTTGCTGCCTCTGCAACAGTGACTGCATTATTTGGTATCACAGAACCAGCCATTTATGGTGCAAACTTGCGGCTAAAAAAACCGATGATTTATGCGGTGGCTAGCGGAGCAGCAGGCGGGGCCTTAATGGGCTGGGGCGGTTCCTACGGGACAGCCTTCGCTAACCAAGGACTCTTGACCATCCCAGTTTACGCAGAAGCAGGAACCAAAGCCTTTATTTGTTATTTATTAGGTTGTGGCATTGCTTTTTTTGGTGCATTTCTATTAACGATTTTTCTAGGCTTTAATGATTTACCGCTTGACGAGTCACGTCAAGAACCCGGCTTAAAGACAGAGGCAGGGACAGTCAAAGAAAAACAACGGATTCAAGCACCTGTTCAAGGACAACTCGTATCTTTAGACCAAATCAACGATGAAGTCTTTGCTTCTCAACAAATGGGAAAAACGCTAGCTATTTATCCGACAGAGGAACAAATTGTTTCACCAGGAAATGGGCAAGTGACGGCTTTATATCCAACTCATCATGCAATTGGCTTAAAGTTAGACAATGGTGCTGAAATCCTCCTTCACATTGGAATCAATACAGTCGAATTAAAAGGGCGGGGATTTGAAACGTTCGTAAAAGTAGGAGAAAGGGTCAGACTAGGACAAAAACTGCTCTCTTTTGATAAACAAATCATCCAAGCTACTGGTTATGATCCAACCGTCTTAGTCATCGTAACAAATACTGCGGAAATGGCTGTAATTGAGACAACCAAACAAACAGAGATTACACCACAAACAAATTTATTTTTCATGCAAGTAAAGGAGCAAAACTAA
- a CDS encoding glycoside hydrolase family 1 protein produces the protein MVKQFKNDFLWGASSSAFQIEGAWNEDGKGLTVADYNSFKKSAVQADTKVASDFYHRFKEDIALMKELGLKTYRFSLSWARIIPTGDGEINQAGIDFYNAVIDTLLENDILPFVTLYHFDLPFALVEKYNGWADRRCVSAFQRYAQVCYQAFGDRVKNWQVTNEQNLMIRVDERMNMYDVAPENVEKIRAQMDYHMFVAHALATNDCHQLVAGGKVGPSVSSTMTYPSSNKPEDVWAARMNDNFKTNYALEMYCLGEYPGYYQEYLTKCGIYPETQPEDQAILKAAKPDFIALNYYRTLVASYLPTDEQHPLGTKEKDIDFDLYGYFKIEKNQHLKTSKYGAQIDPTGLRLVLNDYYRQYRLPLIITENGLGTPDRLTEDGKVHDDYRIAYLHDHIAACHAAISDGVELFGYCPWSVMDILSSHQGFKKRYGFIYVNREDHELKDLRRIKKDSFYWYQSVIKNNGLPEE, from the coding sequence ATGGTTAAACAATTTAAGAACGATTTTTTATGGGGCGCTTCTTCCTCCGCTTTTCAAATTGAGGGCGCTTGGAATGAGGACGGCAAAGGCCTAACAGTCGCTGATTACAATTCTTTTAAAAAGTCAGCTGTACAAGCAGATACGAAAGTCGCCAGCGATTTTTACCATCGTTTCAAAGAGGACATTGCGTTAATGAAAGAATTAGGCTTAAAAACCTATCGTTTTTCTCTTTCATGGGCACGAATCATTCCAACAGGTGATGGCGAAATCAATCAAGCCGGCATCGATTTTTATAATGCTGTCATTGATACACTTTTAGAAAACGATATTTTGCCGTTTGTCACACTTTATCATTTTGATTTACCTTTTGCGTTGGTGGAAAAATACAATGGTTGGGCGGATCGTCGCTGCGTTTCCGCATTTCAACGCTATGCGCAAGTCTGTTATCAAGCATTTGGTGATCGAGTCAAAAATTGGCAAGTTACGAACGAACAAAACTTAATGATTCGTGTTGATGAACGAATGAATATGTACGATGTTGCACCAGAAAATGTTGAAAAAATTCGTGCACAAATGGATTACCATATGTTTGTTGCCCATGCGTTAGCGACGAATGATTGTCACCAATTGGTCGCTGGGGGAAAAGTCGGTCCCTCTGTTTCCTCAACGATGACTTATCCTAGTTCCAATAAACCTGAGGATGTTTGGGCAGCTCGTATGAATGATAACTTTAAAACAAATTATGCTCTAGAAATGTATTGTCTTGGCGAATACCCTGGTTACTATCAAGAGTATTTAACCAAATGCGGCATTTATCCCGAAACACAGCCAGAAGATCAAGCAATTCTGAAAGCCGCTAAACCAGATTTTATCGCCCTTAATTATTATCGGACGTTAGTTGCTAGCTATTTACCGACAGATGAGCAACACCCATTGGGTACGAAAGAAAAGGACATTGATTTTGATCTATACGGTTATTTCAAAATCGAAAAAAATCAACATTTAAAAACCTCTAAGTATGGTGCCCAAATTGATCCAACTGGTCTACGTTTAGTTTTAAATGATTATTATCGTCAATACCGTTTACCGTTAATCATTACAGAAAACGGCTTAGGCACACCAGATCGCCTAACAGAGGACGGAAAAGTTCATGATGACTATCGAATTGCGTATTTGCATGACCATATTGCTGCTTGTCATGCGGCTATTTCTGACGGTGTTGAGTTGTTTGGCTATTGCCCTTGGTCGGTCATGGATATTTTAAGTTCTCATCAAGGATTCAAAAAACGCTACGGTTTTATTTACGTCAATCGTGAAGACCATGAGTTAAAAGATTTACGACGCATTAAAAAAGATAGTTTTTATTGGTACCAATCAGTGATTAAAAATAACGGTTTACCAGAAGAATAA
- a CDS encoding LacI family DNA-binding transcriptional regulator: MVVKLTDVAKLAGVSPTTVSRVINNYGYLSQKTIDKVHQAMGELNYQPNGLARSLQGKSTQLIGLVFPSVSHPFFGELIETLERKLFVQGYKVILCDSEKDPEKERAYLRMLAANKVDGVITGSHNLAINEYENVSLPIVSFDRFLAPGIPIVSSQNFQGGQKATEALFASGAQKIAIITGANNTGAPSDYRLAGYKQTMEKYGAEKTILQIDNGTSTTLKNLEIERLLQNKTVDGIFCTDDLTAITVMNIAQKLKISIPEELKVIGYDGTKLIKRIAPQLSTIVQPIDEMCDVMIDLLLRRMKDPDVALEENYPIPIQLSLSESC; this comes from the coding sequence ATGGTGGTTAAATTAACGGATGTAGCAAAGCTTGCTGGGGTGAGCCCGACAACGGTAAGCCGCGTGATTAATAATTATGGTTATCTTAGTCAAAAAACAATTGATAAAGTTCATCAAGCGATGGGAGAATTAAATTATCAACCTAATGGATTAGCCAGAAGCCTCCAAGGAAAAAGTACGCAGCTGATTGGTTTAGTCTTCCCTTCTGTTAGTCATCCATTTTTTGGTGAATTAATTGAAACACTGGAAAGAAAGCTCTTTGTTCAAGGATATAAAGTGATTTTATGTGATAGTGAAAAAGATCCAGAAAAAGAGCGCGCCTATTTACGAATGCTCGCTGCAAATAAAGTGGACGGTGTAATCACTGGTAGCCATAACTTAGCTATTAACGAATATGAAAATGTTTCACTACCTATTGTTTCCTTTGACCGTTTCTTGGCACCTGGCATTCCAATTGTCTCTTCGCAAAACTTTCAAGGTGGCCAAAAAGCCACTGAAGCCTTATTTGCAAGTGGTGCACAAAAGATTGCAATTATTACTGGTGCTAATAACACAGGCGCACCTAGCGATTATCGATTGGCTGGTTATAAACAAACAATGGAAAAATATGGCGCAGAAAAAACGATTCTACAAATTGATAATGGGACCTCAACAACATTAAAAAATCTAGAAATCGAACGTTTGCTTCAAAATAAAACTGTGGACGGCATCTTTTGTACCGATGATTTGACAGCAATTACAGTTATGAATATTGCTCAAAAATTGAAGATATCCATTCCTGAAGAATTAAAAGTAATTGGTTATGATGGGACAAAATTAATCAAAAGAATTGCCCCACAACTATCAACCATTGTGCAGCCAATCGACGAGATGTGTGACGTTATGATTGACTTACTGCTTCGTAGAATGAAGGATCCTGATGTTGCGCTCGAGGAAAATTATCCTATTCCAATTCAGCTATCATTGTCTGAATCCTGTTAA
- a CDS encoding helix-turn-helix domain-containing protein, translating to MNLHNNTSGGLFVKVAGDKIKQARKLKKITQSELANGICTQATISNIENRNLCDSLDIFSSICLRLDLEVEECMMISEEKKIENLLNKVEDLSLRLFHLEAYKLLQEVPEGLILSNNELTTKLLYYKGITCLLGKKDKAEALFYLYRGAEIDRKVNIYNILSLNALGTLYELEKDMRKAQVYYEKSLQELEQFKLECSLERCRIYYNSAKFYSEIKDYQKSVILSEKGIQICRDKHSIYLLDYLLYEKAFNKQMLGEDTADDYRQAYYFTQFFGNTEVLQYIEKDMKAFNISY from the coding sequence ATGAATTTACATAATAATACAAGTGGAGGTCTGTTCGTGAAGGTAGCAGGAGACAAAATAAAACAAGCGAGAAAACTTAAAAAAATCACACAATCAGAGCTGGCTAACGGCATCTGTACGCAAGCAACAATTAGTAATATTGAAAACCGTAATCTATGTGACAGTTTAGATATTTTCTCATCTATTTGCCTCCGATTAGATTTAGAAGTAGAAGAATGTATGATGATTTCTGAAGAAAAGAAAATTGAAAATCTACTAAACAAAGTCGAGGATTTATCTTTACGGTTATTTCACTTAGAGGCCTACAAATTATTACAAGAAGTGCCTGAAGGTCTTATCTTATCTAATAATGAACTAACGACTAAATTGTTATATTATAAGGGAATTACTTGTTTATTAGGAAAAAAAGATAAAGCAGAGGCCTTGTTTTACCTATACCGGGGCGCGGAAATTGACCGTAAAGTCAATATTTACAACATTTTAAGCCTGAATGCGCTAGGTACGCTATACGAACTGGAAAAAGATATGAGAAAAGCGCAAGTGTATTACGAAAAATCATTACAAGAATTGGAACAATTTAAATTAGAATGTTCTTTGGAGCGTTGTAGAATTTATTATAATTCTGCTAAATTCTACTCGGAAATAAAAGATTACCAAAAAAGTGTCATTTTAAGCGAAAAAGGGATTCAGATTTGTCGTGACAAACACTCCATTTATTTGCTAGATTATCTTTTATATGAAAAAGCCTTTAATAAACAAATGCTCGGGGAAGACACAGCCGATGACTATCGTCAAGCCTATTATTTTACACAATTTTTTGGCAATACAGAAGTCCTACAATATATTGAGAAAGATATGAAAGCTTTTAATATTTCCTATTAA
- a CDS encoding sucrose-6-phosphate hydrolase: MNQWTDELRYAPYSSWTSAHLENLTSIIAQSSWRFKYHIQPQTGLLNDPNGFSYFNNQWHLFYQAFPFGSVHGLKSWAHLTSSDLIHWDYEGIALYPDSEYDSHGVYSGSALPIDNQLCLFYTGNVRDQTWQRFAYQNIAWLNSLGAITKESTPFLPIDPNYSSHFRDPMVFPYQEGLVLLIGASDLNGQGKIVVYFSKDRNVHNFHQLGELTFTNQELGYMVECPNLVFIDGQPVLLFCPQGLSPSVKSYQNIYPNMYTLAETFDLENLSLVQAGPFENLDEGFDVYATQAFNAPDGRALAVSWIGLPEITYPSDVEGWANGLSLVKELTIHNGKLFQYPVSETEMLRQSATILSNGCHFLSTASFELEVDIPKNEIAFIRLLANETGSKGLLITIDTIHGKITLDRTFAGQPFAEKYGTIRETKIRKNKSVQLTIFVDCSVAEIYVNKGEKTMTGRFFPDKAQQYLHLSKTAKACFYELENTNN, encoded by the coding sequence ATGAACCAATGGACTGATGAATTACGTTATGCGCCTTATTCTTCTTGGACATCTGCTCACCTCGAAAATCTAACTTCTATTATCGCGCAATCTAGTTGGCGTTTTAAGTATCATATTCAACCACAGACAGGACTACTAAATGATCCCAACGGTTTTTCGTATTTCAATAACCAGTGGCATTTATTTTATCAAGCGTTTCCTTTCGGGAGTGTTCACGGACTAAAAAGTTGGGCCCACTTAACTTCCTCCGACTTAATTCACTGGGATTATGAAGGAATTGCCCTTTATCCCGACTCTGAATATGATTCTCATGGCGTCTATTCAGGCTCAGCTTTACCAATAGATAACCAACTATGTTTATTTTATACAGGAAATGTTCGTGATCAAACTTGGCAACGATTTGCATATCAAAATATTGCATGGCTGAATTCTTTAGGTGCGATCACAAAGGAATCAACACCATTCCTACCTATTGACCCCAATTATTCTTCCCATTTTCGTGATCCGATGGTATTTCCTTATCAAGAAGGACTTGTTTTATTAATTGGTGCTAGTGATTTAAATGGACAAGGAAAAATTGTGGTCTATTTTTCTAAAGATCGAAATGTACACAATTTTCATCAACTTGGCGAATTGACGTTCACCAACCAAGAATTAGGCTACATGGTTGAATGTCCTAATTTGGTATTTATTGATGGCCAGCCTGTCTTATTATTTTGCCCACAAGGTCTATCTCCATCTGTAAAAAGTTATCAGAATATCTATCCGAATATGTACACATTGGCCGAAACGTTTGATTTGGAAAATCTTTCTTTAGTTCAGGCTGGGCCTTTTGAAAATTTAGATGAAGGATTTGATGTCTACGCCACTCAAGCCTTTAATGCGCCAGATGGTCGTGCACTTGCGGTCAGTTGGATTGGGTTGCCAGAAATCACTTACCCAAGTGATGTGGAGGGTTGGGCAAATGGCTTAAGTCTGGTTAAAGAACTCACAATTCACAACGGGAAACTATTTCAATATCCAGTTTCTGAAACAGAAATGCTTCGTCAATCCGCCACTATTTTATCAAATGGCTGCCATTTTTTATCTACTGCTTCTTTTGAATTAGAAGTGGATATTCCCAAAAATGAGATTGCTTTTATTCGGCTTTTAGCGAACGAAACGGGTTCAAAAGGACTTTTAATTACAATTGATACGATTCATGGTAAAATAACCCTTGATCGAACATTTGCTGGCCAACCTTTTGCTGAAAAGTATGGCACAATTCGTGAAACTAAAATTAGGAAAAATAAGTCAGTTCAGTTAACTATTTTTGTTGATTGCTCTGTTGCAGAAATCTATGTAAATAAAGGTGAAAAAACGATGACTGGTCGCTTCTTTCCAGATAAAGCGCAACAGTATCTTCATCTATCCAAGACGGCAAAAGCTTGTTTTTATGAGCTGGAAAATACGAATAATTAG
- a CDS encoding glycoside hydrolase family 13 protein — protein MNRNWWQKEVAYQIYPRSFSDSNNDGIGDLQGIIQKLDYLENLGITLIWLSPMYPSPMADNGYDISDYYGISSDFGTMADFDELIEEAKKRNIKVILDLVVNHTSDEHAWFQDVLKNPQSRFRDFYIIKEGREAPTNWRSNFGGSVWEKLPGEDAYYFHAFHKKQPDLNWENPELRKEIYQMIRFWLNKGIAGFRVDAINFIKKDLTWTNLPADGADQLAKVTKASRNMPGMSDFLNELKEKAFAGFDIVTVAEAAGVNYPNLSEFIGETGYFDMIFDFKWADLDVKSGSEWFYRINWSWNDLRTLIFKQQEAMQEAGWSANFIENHDQPRATTKYLKEQAQQPNAVKTFGAMYFFLRGTPFIYQGQELGMTNFERGSIDEFDDISSIDQYYRAIKEGFTPKEALSLVNLRSRDNARTPFPWNDSMYGGFSSVKPWLGMVDNYKEINAEAEIKNSQSIFHFYKRMIAFRQKSPYTDILLYGTFEGLSNLPDNVIAYKRKLNEKTIYAFFNFGEAVPIPHYLVNGTVIFDTQSEEREQLVQQGTLLKSYQGLLITINE, from the coding sequence ATGAACAGAAATTGGTGGCAAAAAGAAGTGGCCTATCAAATTTATCCACGTAGCTTTTCGGATAGTAATAATGACGGAATTGGTGATTTACAAGGCATTATTCAAAAACTGGATTACTTAGAAAATTTAGGAATTACGCTGATTTGGCTGAGTCCAATGTACCCGTCGCCAATGGCTGACAATGGATATGATATTTCAGACTATTATGGTATTTCTAGCGATTTTGGTACAATGGCAGACTTCGATGAACTCATTGAAGAAGCAAAAAAACGAAACATAAAAGTTATTTTAGATTTGGTGGTAAACCATACATCTGATGAACATGCTTGGTTTCAAGATGTTTTAAAAAATCCTCAAAGTCGTTTTCGAGACTTTTATATTATAAAAGAAGGACGAGAAGCACCTACAAATTGGCGGTCTAACTTCGGTGGTAGTGTTTGGGAAAAATTACCTGGGGAAGATGCCTACTACTTTCATGCCTTTCATAAAAAACAGCCGGATTTAAATTGGGAAAATCCTGAACTACGCAAAGAAATCTATCAAATGATTCGTTTTTGGTTAAACAAAGGAATTGCTGGTTTTCGTGTAGATGCGATTAATTTTATTAAGAAAGATTTGACTTGGACAAACTTACCTGCTGATGGGGCAGATCAATTAGCCAAAGTAACAAAAGCTAGTAGAAACATGCCAGGAATGAGTGACTTTCTGAACGAATTAAAAGAAAAAGCTTTTGCTGGTTTTGATATTGTCACAGTTGCTGAAGCGGCCGGCGTCAATTATCCAAATTTATCAGAATTTATTGGAGAAACAGGGTATTTCGACATGATTTTTGACTTCAAATGGGCTGATTTGGATGTGAAATCAGGAAGCGAATGGTTTTATAGAATCAATTGGTCTTGGAATGATTTACGCACATTAATTTTCAAACAGCAAGAAGCCATGCAAGAGGCTGGTTGGAGTGCAAATTTTATTGAAAATCATGATCAACCTCGAGCGACAACAAAATATTTAAAAGAACAGGCTCAACAGCCAAATGCGGTTAAAACATTCGGCGCCATGTATTTCTTTTTAAGGGGCACGCCTTTTATTTACCAAGGACAAGAATTAGGAATGACCAATTTTGAAAGGGGTTCGATTGATGAATTCGATGATATTTCTAGCATTGATCAATACTATCGAGCAATAAAAGAAGGATTTACGCCCAAAGAAGCCTTGTCACTTGTCAATTTGCGTAGTCGAGACAATGCCCGCACGCCTTTTCCATGGAATGATTCTATGTATGGCGGTTTTTCAAGCGTCAAACCTTGGTTAGGAATGGTGGATAATTATAAAGAAATCAATGCCGAAGCAGAAATAAAAAATAGTCAAAGTATTTTTCATTTCTATAAGCGGATGATTGCATTTCGTCAAAAGAGTCCCTATACAGACATCTTACTTTATGGAACATTTGAGGGACTATCAAATCTTCCAGATAATGTTATTGCTTATAAACGCAAATTAAATGAAAAAACGATTTACGCCTTTTTTAATTTTGGTGAGGCGGTTCCAATCCCTCATTATTTAGTTAATGGCACAGTTATTTTTGATACACAGTCTGAAGAACGAGAGCAATTAGTTCAGCAGGGAACATTATTAAAAAGCTATCAAGGACTATTGATTACTATAAATGAGTAG
- a CDS encoding cryptochrome/photolyase family protein yields MKRVMWFRRDLRLQDNKALAHALQNSAADELILLFQMNPQQFIQESANHNAFFASLASLKERIDQEAHLQIMVGEPLDLFSRLKRKLPDWQAIYFNEDTCGFGAKRDQQAMRFFEENNIQSFSFQDAYLHGSEEIKKNDGSKYQVFTPYYNKWKEAPKETPIPVSYTAEKIFSACLFPEEEAAYREQIARIPLTHYSVGEETARRRLNTFIDQKLQSYENKRDFPYQDQTSHLSTFLRTGELSIRTIWQELASVPSSLSKETFKKELAWRDFYNMIYSAFPQQKEEAIQEKFRYIQWINDPEMFVKWQKGETGYPIIDAAMRQLNQTGWMHNRLRMITASFLVKNLHIDWRWGEKYFQKMLIDYDAANNIGGWQWAASTGTDAVPYFRIFNPIIQSKKFDNDGQFIKKYVPELKQVPQKYIHQPNLMNEALQTQYHVHLGENYPKPIVDYASSKKQTLFLYEASKEIHQEMNNPTFQ; encoded by the coding sequence ATGAAAAGAGTAATGTGGTTTAGACGTGATTTACGATTACAGGATAATAAAGCATTAGCACACGCGTTACAAAATTCTGCAGCTGATGAATTGATTTTATTATTCCAAATGAATCCTCAACAATTTATTCAAGAAAGTGCTAATCATAACGCTTTTTTTGCAAGTTTAGCCTCGCTTAAAGAACGAATCGATCAAGAGGCACATTTACAAATCATGGTCGGCGAACCATTAGATTTATTTTCACGTTTGAAACGCAAATTACCCGATTGGCAGGCCATTTATTTTAATGAAGATACTTGTGGCTTTGGGGCAAAGCGGGACCAGCAAGCTATGCGCTTTTTTGAAGAAAATAATATTCAGTCTTTCTCTTTTCAAGATGCCTATTTGCATGGCTCTGAAGAAATTAAGAAGAACGATGGCAGCAAGTACCAAGTGTTTACGCCCTATTACAATAAATGGAAAGAGGCGCCTAAAGAAACACCGATTCCTGTTTCCTATACAGCTGAAAAAATTTTTAGTGCGTGTCTTTTTCCAGAAGAGGAAGCAGCTTATCGTGAACAGATTGCGAGGATTCCTTTAACACACTATAGTGTCGGCGAAGAAACAGCCAGAAGGCGCTTAAATACTTTTATTGATCAAAAACTTCAATCCTATGAAAATAAGCGTGATTTTCCTTATCAGGATCAAACGAGTCATCTGTCTACTTTTTTAAGAACGGGAGAACTTTCGATTCGCACCATTTGGCAAGAGCTTGCATCTGTGCCTTCTAGCTTAAGTAAAGAAACCTTCAAAAAAGAATTAGCTTGGCGCGACTTTTACAATATGATCTATAGTGCGTTTCCACAACAAAAAGAGGAAGCTATTCAAGAAAAATTTCGTTATATTCAATGGATAAATGACCCAGAAATGTTTGTCAAGTGGCAAAAAGGGGAGACGGGGTACCCTATAATTGATGCCGCAATGCGACAACTGAATCAAACTGGTTGGATGCACAATCGCTTAAGAATGATTACTGCCTCTTTTTTAGTTAAAAATTTACACATCGATTGGCGTTGGGGTGAAAAATACTTTCAAAAAATGTTGATTGACTATGATGCTGCCAATAATATCGGTGGCTGGCAATGGGCTGCTTCAACAGGAACGGACGCTGTCCCGTATTTTCGGATTTTTAATCCAATTATCCAGTCAAAAAAATTTGATAATGACGGCCAGTTCATCAAAAAATATGTTCCAGAACTTAAGCAAGTGCCACAAAAGTATATTCATCAACCAAATCTAATGAACGAAGCCTTACAAACGCAATATCATGTACATTTAGGAGAAAATTATCCAAAACCCATTGTCGATTATGCATCAAGTAAAAAACAAACATTGTTTCTATATGAAGCGAGCAAAGAAATTCATCAAGAAATGAACAATCCAACGTTTCAATAA